One window from the genome of Thermostichus vulcanus str. 'Rupite' encodes:
- a CDS encoding RNA-guided endonuclease TnpB family protein, whose product MKRVTTTLKLKFLDLNAVKAEMFNQTVCATTELANELLRISPKERKALTTAKVVTPLKSALSNQVIRVLKGKAGQRVKHFKVFWPEVNNQNWKLHKVGSTYSVSFPTIQGDKRVPLEVSSSYYAERLERILAEQDCERGTLKLMKLRGCWYAVVSITWEVPEVKSTERLGVDRGQNRLAVAATRWGRAVFFGGGEIAYRRRRFQKRRAQLQQAGKYRALKRLERKEARWMRAVNHTVSRRIVRFAKAVNADVWMEDLSGIRQSRQSQKARSDAGKSRHTWSYYDLEWKVAYKLEMAGRTLHKRPAAYTSKTDHRTGLIGKRSGYLFTGQDGYCCDADWNAAMNLAQWDGFSCPLSLKEALPVIGRVGSGDGVFGNPLNSMNPSQLQAVGS is encoded by the coding sequence ATGAAACGGGTCACCACCACACTCAAGCTCAAGTTTCTTGACCTCAATGCGGTCAAAGCAGAGATGTTTAACCAGACGGTTTGTGCGACAACCGAACTGGCAAACGAACTGCTCCGCATCAGTCCAAAGGAACGAAAAGCATTAACAACCGCCAAAGTGGTAACCCCACTCAAGTCGGCCCTCTCCAACCAGGTGATTCGTGTCCTGAAGGGGAAAGCCGGCCAGCGGGTCAAACACTTCAAAGTGTTCTGGCCAGAGGTCAACAACCAAAACTGGAAGCTGCACAAAGTAGGTAGCACCTACTCGGTGAGTTTTCCCACGATTCAGGGTGACAAGCGGGTTCCCCTTGAGGTTAGCAGTTCCTACTATGCCGAGCGTCTTGAGCGCATCTTGGCTGAGCAGGATTGTGAACGGGGAACCTTGAAACTCATGAAGCTACGGGGCTGTTGGTACGCGGTTGTATCTATCACTTGGGAAGTTCCCGAAGTGAAGAGTACGGAGCGGCTGGGTGTTGACCGGGGGCAGAACCGTTTGGCGGTGGCGGCCACCCGTTGGGGTCGAGCGGTGTTTTTTGGGGGTGGAGAGATAGCCTATCGTCGTCGTCGTTTCCAGAAGCGTCGTGCCCAGTTGCAACAGGCGGGTAAATACCGAGCACTTAAGCGACTGGAGCGCAAAGAAGCCCGGTGGATGAGGGCGGTCAACCACACCGTGAGCCGCCGCATTGTGCGGTTTGCCAAGGCGGTAAATGCGGATGTGTGGATGGAAGACCTCTCGGGTATTCGCCAATCCAGACAGAGCCAGAAGGCGCGTTCGGATGCCGGGAAATCGCGCCATACCTGGTCGTACTACGACCTGGAGTGGAAGGTTGCCTACAAGCTGGAGATGGCGGGTAGGACGCTGCATAAACGTCCTGCTGCCTACACATCCAAAACCGACCACAGGACAGGATTGATTGGGAAAAGGAGTGGGTATCTGTTCACCGGGCAGGACGGGTATTGCTGTGATGCAGACTGGAATGCCGCAATGAACCTAGCCCAGTGGGACGGGTTTTCGTGTCCCTTGAGTCTAAAAGAAGCCCTGCCCGTAATAGGTAGGGTCGGCTCAGGGGATGGGGTATTTGGCAATCCCCTGAACTCCATGAATCCCTCACAGCTTCAAGCTGTGGGGAGCTAG
- a CDS encoding NAD-binding protein has translation MARSLSDLPQLQPQDDGRDPEAAILVCGYNDLVELTLQALEAFGQRALVVDPQPLPTPIHRWRQLRGDPRQREVLQRAGIERVKVVLLLQDDDQANFELALLIRDLNPQVRIISRLFNRSIASYLDSVLPQHFSLSVAALAAPAFALKAVSDEFVGYFELPQLDWQKAILPSELADPLSLTPPQETTLWNVVDLTIEDNSRLLHMPLSELEETFGARVLFHYPVDGLSDFSEYRVFDDFDHEAELIEGDRILVICDPKAYLQLLERNGRRGSSRAQRWASGQVEDKRQWRQTPWQWGSLLVKTRQALLSRLRTGLKGLLQIKPIVRTLTLTLGAMLVLGVINFQVIGKSVIDGLLLTIVVLTGGYGDIDDFQQPETPLPVKVLAVFMTLVGAALVGLVYGLVTDKLVSSRFGLGQAARMPKQDHVVIAGLGRLSYLVLQLLRQMGYEVVVLEPETQNPLLEAARREGAVVIQGNYALAGTLKQAHIEGSRCLICTTPNDLTNLETALTAHTLHPGIRTILRVADPELAERMQRHIQTLGISYSATGLVAPAFATAALVGSVYGTLAWEGETLLVTLLEVSAQTHYLGLSLRQLAHDYDLVILWYQATRGKPEIFPKLWQKAGEQVLKEGDRLYVMGAVGSLIRLAQQRPFPPELYQVQLLEYHNPYFEDEILSALSFYAQVPKAALRSLLHHLPIPVSPPLPRDKAIKLARQLRKMSTEVQMLAQVQEMADPVPKPA, from the coding sequence ATGGCTCGCTCCCTTTCTGACTTGCCCCAACTACAGCCACAAGACGACGGCAGGGATCCCGAGGCTGCCATTCTGGTGTGTGGCTATAACGATTTGGTGGAGCTGACTTTACAGGCTTTGGAGGCTTTTGGACAACGGGCCCTGGTGGTGGATCCGCAGCCGCTGCCCACCCCAATTCACCGCTGGCGGCAGTTGCGAGGGGATCCCCGCCAACGGGAGGTGCTGCAACGGGCCGGGATCGAGCGGGTCAAGGTGGTGTTGCTGCTGCAGGACGACGACCAAGCCAATTTCGAGCTGGCCTTGCTGATCCGCGATCTCAACCCCCAGGTGCGCATCATTTCTCGCCTGTTTAACCGCAGCATCGCCTCTTACCTCGACTCGGTGTTGCCACAACACTTTTCTTTGTCGGTGGCTGCCCTGGCTGCCCCGGCCTTTGCTCTAAAAGCCGTGTCCGATGAATTTGTCGGCTACTTCGAGTTGCCCCAGCTGGACTGGCAAAAGGCAATCCTGCCCTCGGAATTGGCGGATCCCTTGTCCCTTACCCCACCCCAGGAAACCACTCTTTGGAATGTGGTGGATCTCACTATTGAAGATAATTCCCGCCTGTTGCACATGCCGCTATCGGAATTGGAAGAAACCTTCGGAGCACGGGTGCTGTTTCATTACCCGGTGGATGGACTTTCCGACTTTTCCGAATACCGAGTTTTCGATGATTTCGATCACGAGGCGGAGCTGATCGAGGGGGATCGCATTCTGGTGATTTGTGATCCGAAAGCCTATTTGCAACTGTTGGAGCGCAACGGGCGGCGCGGATCTTCACGGGCGCAACGGTGGGCCAGCGGGCAGGTGGAGGATAAACGACAATGGCGACAAACCCCTTGGCAGTGGGGATCCCTGCTGGTCAAAACCCGACAAGCCCTGCTGTCTCGGTTGCGCACAGGGCTAAAGGGGCTCCTGCAGATCAAACCAATTGTGCGTACCCTCACCCTCACCTTGGGGGCGATGTTAGTGCTGGGGGTGATCAATTTCCAAGTTATCGGCAAATCCGTTATCGATGGATTGCTGCTGACGATTGTGGTGCTGACGGGCGGCTATGGGGACATTGACGATTTTCAGCAACCAGAAACGCCGCTGCCGGTGAAAGTGCTGGCGGTCTTCATGACCTTGGTGGGGGCCGCCTTGGTGGGTTTGGTTTACGGGTTGGTGACCGATAAGTTGGTGAGCAGTCGCTTTGGCTTAGGGCAGGCGGCACGGATGCCGAAGCAGGATCATGTGGTGATCGCAGGTTTGGGACGGCTGAGCTATTTGGTGCTACAACTGCTGCGGCAAATGGGCTACGAGGTGGTGGTGCTGGAGCCGGAGACCCAAAATCCGCTGCTAGAAGCGGCAAGGCGGGAGGGGGCTGTGGTGATTCAAGGGAATTATGCCCTAGCTGGAACCCTAAAACAGGCCCATATCGAGGGCAGCCGCTGTCTGATTTGTACCACCCCTAACGATCTCACCAATCTGGAAACAGCCCTCACAGCCCATACCCTTCACCCTGGCATCCGTACCATTTTGCGGGTGGCGGATCCGGAGTTGGCGGAGCGGATGCAGCGCCACATCCAAACCCTCGGGATCAGCTACAGTGCCACGGGGTTGGTTGCCCCGGCTTTTGCCACCGCTGCCCTGGTGGGATCCGTGTATGGCACGCTGGCTTGGGAAGGGGAAACCCTCCTGGTGACTTTGCTGGAGGTTTCCGCTCAGACCCACTACCTAGGGCTGTCGCTGCGACAGTTGGCCCACGATTACGATCTAGTCATCCTCTGGTATCAAGCGACGCGGGGTAAACCTGAGATTTTCCCAAAGCTCTGGCAGAAGGCAGGAGAACAGGTTCTGAAGGAGGGGGATCGACTGTACGTCATGGGAGCGGTGGGATCCCTGATTCGCTTGGCCCAGCAACGGCCTTTCCCGCCAGAGCTGTACCAGGTGCAGCTTTTGGAGTACCACAACCCTTACTTTGAAGATGAAATCCTTTCTGCCCTCTCTTTTTATGCCCAGGTGCCCAAGGCAGCCCTTAGGTCTCTGTTGCACCATCTTCCCATCCCAGTCAGTCCACCCCTGCCGCGGGATAAGGCCATTAAGCTGGCCCGACAATTACGCAAAATGAGTACGGAGGTGCAGATGCTTGCTCAGGTGCAAGAAATGGCGGATCCCGTCCCTAAGCCAGCCTAA
- a CDS encoding Fe(3+) ABC transporter substrate-binding protein, whose translation MRLSRRQFVSGASLGSVALAAGSFLRPAHGANQEVNLYTSRHYGTDEELYDLFKEKTGITVNWVQGNADEITQRIRSEGANSPADIFMTVDIARLWRAQNEGLFQPIESQVLSNNIPESLRDPEGHWFGLTKRARVIMYNKDRVDPSELSTYEDLADPKWRGKVLTRSSSNVYSQSLTASIILANGIPETEEWARGLVANFARPPEGGDTDQIKAVAAGVGDVALANTYYLPRLIKSDNPEDRAVAEKIGVFFPNQEDRGTHVNVSGAGILKTAPNKEAAIQFLEFLSGPEAQAIFAQSNNEYPVLPGAEIDSVVASFGSFKEDTLNAASIGRVTPDALMVMDRAGWK comes from the coding sequence ATGCGTTTATCGCGGCGGCAGTTTGTCAGTGGAGCCTCTCTCGGCTCTGTGGCCTTGGCGGCGGGCTCTTTCTTGCGTCCGGCCCACGGTGCTAACCAGGAGGTGAACCTCTACACTTCCCGTCACTACGGCACCGATGAAGAGTTGTACGACCTGTTCAAGGAAAAAACTGGCATTACTGTCAACTGGGTACAAGGCAATGCCGACGAAATCACCCAGCGGATTCGCAGTGAAGGGGCCAACAGTCCTGCCGACATTTTCATGACAGTGGATATTGCCCGGTTGTGGCGCGCCCAAAATGAGGGGCTGTTTCAACCAATTGAATCCCAGGTGTTATCGAACAATATCCCGGAGTCTTTACGGGATCCGGAAGGACATTGGTTTGGCCTGACCAAACGGGCGCGGGTGATCATGTACAACAAGGACAGGGTGGATCCCAGCGAACTGTCCACCTACGAGGATCTGGCCGATCCGAAGTGGCGGGGGAAAGTGCTCACCCGTTCCTCCAGCAATGTGTACAGCCAATCCCTAACCGCCTCGATCATTTTGGCCAACGGGATCCCGGAAACCGAGGAATGGGCGCGGGGCTTGGTGGCCAACTTTGCCCGTCCGCCGGAAGGGGGAGATACGGATCAAATCAAGGCCGTTGCCGCCGGTGTTGGGGATGTGGCCTTGGCCAACACCTACTACCTACCCCGCCTGATCAAGTCCGATAATCCCGAAGATCGAGCGGTGGCCGAAAAGATCGGTGTGTTTTTCCCCAACCAGGAGGATCGCGGCACCCATGTCAATGTTAGCGGGGCTGGTATTTTGAAAACTGCTCCCAACAAAGAAGCAGCCATTCAGTTCCTTGAGTTCCTTTCTGGGCCAGAAGCCCAAGCCATTTTTGCCCAGAGCAATAATGAATACCCAGTTTTGCCAGGAGCGGAGATCGATTCAGTGGTGGCAAGCTTTGGCAGCTTTAAAGAAGATACCCTCAACGCCGCCAGTATTGGTCGAGTTACCCCAGATGCGTTGATGGTCATGGATCGGGCGGGCTGGAAGTAG
- a CDS encoding ABC transporter permease, which yields MSKLAWPTLSKQLGSSLGRIRFRWLNGWALLTLALTGLILIPTLTVLLSLFADERQVWEHLAGTVLGLYVRNSLLLMVGVAVGVVLLGSGTAWLVTMCQFWGRAWLEWLLVLPLAAPTYVLAYAYTDFLQVTGGFQIWLRRITGWGIGDYWFPNIRSLWGATLLLILTLYPYVYLSARLAFQEQSVACLEVSRSLGYGPWASFRRVALPLARPGIVAGTLLALMETLNDFGTVSYFGVDTFTTGIYRTWTALGNPVAAAQLSALLLLLVLLLIVGEQAMRRRARYYRQGCKPAASRYVLRGIRAVGAWLACGIPIGLGFAVPALILLNMTLRQGGLGRRFWSYAQNSLTLATVTAVIAVLVSVLVLYGLRMQALERVGSHWGLRLAVQLSSLGYALPGVVIAVGVLLPLGRLDQVLSHLRQVLFQQPPGLVLSGTITALIFGYLVRFLAVSLSTLEATLMRIPPSLDEAARSLGQGSLGTLWRVHLPLMAGGILGGMILVFVDVMKELPATMVLRPFNFDTLAVQTYRMAADERLAEAGAPALAIVLVGILPVILLNSRLGQQQRHSSRVDP from the coding sequence ATGAGCAAACTGGCTTGGCCAACCTTAAGCAAACAGCTTGGCAGCTCCCTTGGGAGGATTCGGTTCCGTTGGCTCAATGGCTGGGCACTGCTGACTTTGGCTCTGACGGGTCTGATTCTGATCCCAACTTTGACCGTATTGTTGAGTCTTTTTGCGGATGAACGGCAGGTTTGGGAACATCTGGCTGGAACCGTCTTGGGGCTCTACGTGCGCAATTCCCTGCTGCTGATGGTGGGGGTGGCTGTGGGTGTGGTTTTGCTGGGGAGTGGCACCGCTTGGCTGGTGACCATGTGCCAGTTTTGGGGACGGGCTTGGTTGGAATGGTTGCTGGTGTTGCCTTTGGCCGCTCCCACCTATGTCTTGGCCTATGCCTATACCGATTTTTTACAAGTGACCGGTGGATTTCAGATTTGGTTGCGGCGGATCACTGGCTGGGGCATTGGCGACTACTGGTTCCCCAACATCCGCTCTCTGTGGGGAGCGACACTCCTTTTGATTCTCACCCTGTACCCCTATGTCTATCTGTCGGCGCGACTGGCCTTTCAAGAACAATCAGTGGCTTGCTTGGAGGTGAGCCGCTCCCTGGGTTATGGGCCTTGGGCCAGTTTTCGTCGGGTGGCACTGCCGTTGGCCCGACCAGGGATCGTCGCTGGCACCCTGTTAGCGTTGATGGAAACCCTGAACGATTTTGGCACCGTCAGCTACTTCGGGGTAGACACCTTTACAACGGGCATTTACCGAACCTGGACAGCCTTAGGCAACCCGGTGGCGGCTGCCCAACTTTCCGCACTCTTACTGCTGCTGGTGCTGCTGCTCATTGTCGGGGAACAAGCGATGCGGCGGCGGGCACGCTACTATCGCCAGGGCTGCAAACCCGCTGCCAGTCGGTATGTGTTGCGAGGGATCCGAGCGGTGGGGGCTTGGCTAGCCTGTGGGATCCCGATTGGATTGGGCTTTGCTGTACCGGCTTTGATCCTCCTCAATATGACTCTGCGGCAGGGGGGACTGGGGCGTCGCTTCTGGAGCTATGCCCAAAACAGTTTGACGCTGGCAACGGTTACGGCGGTTATTGCTGTGTTGGTGTCGGTATTGGTGCTCTATGGGCTGCGTATGCAGGCATTGGAACGGGTAGGATCCCACTGGGGTCTGCGGCTGGCGGTGCAGCTGTCTTCTTTGGGTTATGCTCTGCCGGGGGTAGTGATTGCGGTAGGGGTGCTGCTCCCCTTGGGGCGGCTGGATCAGGTTTTGAGTCATCTGCGGCAGGTGCTTTTCCAACAACCGCCTGGTTTGGTACTCAGCGGCACGATCACGGCCCTCATTTTTGGGTACTTGGTGCGATTTTTGGCGGTATCTCTTTCGACCCTTGAAGCTACTTTGATGCGTATCCCCCCCAGTCTGGATGAGGCGGCTCGCAGCCTGGGGCAGGGATCCCTGGGTACCCTCTGGCGGGTGCATTTGCCATTGATGGCAGGAGGGATCCTGGGGGGGATGATCCTGGTGTTTGTGGATGTGATGAAAGAGTTGCCAGCGACAATGGTGTTGCGACCCTTTAACTTCGACACCTTGGCGGTACAAACCTATCGGATGGCGGCTGATGAACGTCTAGCGGAAGCAGGGGCCCCAGCTCTGGCGATCGTGTTGGTGGGGATTTTGCCAGTGATCTTGCTCAATTCCCGGTTAGGACAGCAACAACGCCATAGCTCACGGGTGGATCCCTAA
- a CDS encoding nucleotidyltransferase family protein, with product MAIANKKSKRRNQMIDQKMIYERLNLTPEKLTDFCKQHHILELSLFGSILRDDFKPDSDIDMLVVFDRSANPHLSLMDLVGMEYQLEDMIGREVDLIEKRSIVDSDNWIRRKNILNTAQIIYASRPVLSA from the coding sequence ATGGCAATTGCAAATAAAAAAAGCAAAAGGAGGAATCAGATGATCGATCAAAAAATGATTTATGAACGACTTAACCTTACACCAGAAAAACTCACTGACTTCTGCAAACAGCATCATATCCTTGAACTATCACTATTTGGCTCTATTCTGCGCGACGACTTCAAGCCTGACAGTGACATCGACATGCTGGTGGTTTTTGACCGCAGTGCTAATCCACATCTAAGCCTCATGGATCTCGTTGGCATGGAATACCAACTAGAGGATATGATTGGGCGTGAAGTTGACCTGATCGAAAAGCGTTCTATTGTGGATAGCGATAACTGGATTCGACGCAAAAATATTTTGAACACTGCCCAGATAATCTATGCATCAAGACCAGTCTTATCTGCTTGA
- a CDS encoding HepT-like ribonuclease domain-containing protein: protein MHQDQSYLLDIAKFCQAILRLTANMTEAEFQHDERTQFAILYEITVLGEVVKRLSTEFRIQHPTIEWRRIAGMRDRLVHDYNEVTLDLVWEVVKTNIPELLEYITPLLPSKD, encoded by the coding sequence ATGCATCAAGACCAGTCTTATCTGCTTGACATTGCCAAATTCTGTCAAGCGATTCTCCGCCTAACTGCCAACATGACTGAAGCTGAATTCCAGCACGATGAAAGGACTCAATTTGCCATCCTCTACGAAATTACAGTTCTGGGTGAAGTGGTCAAGCGACTTTCAACCGAGTTTCGTATTCAGCATCCAACCATTGAGTGGAGAAGGATTGCTGGAATGCGCGATCGACTGGTTCACGATTACAATGAAGTCACGCTCGATTTGGTCTGGGAAGTGGTTAAAACCAACATTCCTGAACTGTTAGAGTATATTACACCGCTTCTACCCAGCAAGGACTAG
- a CDS encoding nitrate ABC transporter ATP-binding protein (This model describes the ATP binding subunits of ATP-binding cassette (ABC) transporters for nitrate transport, or for bicarbonate transport, in bacteria and archaea.) translates to MTTLLTAAAKIQIDTKPYLCIENLSKTYSTPKGDYPVLRDINLNIQEGEFVCLIGHSGCGKTTLLNMVSGFAQPTSGSVQLKGKPITAPGPDRMVVFQGYALLPWLTVFENVYLAVQSVFPQKSQSEKYQIVEEHLQLVGLGEAAQKYPPQISGGMKQRVAIARALAIRPEVLILDEPFGALDAITKEELQEELLRIWDEHRCTVLMITHDIDEALFLADRLVLMTNGPAATIGQVVTIPFARPRDRERILEDPQYYRLRNSILSYLYGHEANPEAAH, encoded by the coding sequence ATGACGACGCTCTTGACTGCTGCTGCCAAAATTCAAATCGATACAAAACCTTACTTGTGCATTGAGAATCTCAGTAAGACTTACTCTACCCCCAAAGGTGACTATCCAGTTCTGCGGGATATTAACCTGAACATTCAAGAGGGAGAGTTTGTCTGTTTGATCGGACATTCTGGCTGTGGTAAGACCACTTTACTCAATATGGTTTCTGGTTTTGCTCAGCCCACTAGTGGCTCTGTGCAACTGAAAGGGAAGCCCATTACAGCCCCCGGCCCGGATCGGATGGTGGTGTTTCAGGGCTATGCCCTATTGCCTTGGCTAACAGTTTTTGAGAATGTTTACTTGGCAGTCCAGTCGGTTTTTCCCCAGAAAAGCCAATCGGAAAAATATCAAATTGTCGAGGAACATCTGCAGTTAGTGGGGCTGGGGGAAGCAGCTCAGAAGTATCCCCCACAAATTTCGGGAGGGATGAAACAGCGGGTAGCCATTGCTCGTGCTCTAGCGATTCGCCCGGAGGTGTTGATTTTAGATGAACCCTTTGGGGCTTTGGATGCTATTACCAAGGAGGAACTTCAGGAGGAGCTATTACGCATTTGGGATGAACACCGCTGCACAGTTTTGATGATTACTCATGATATTGATGAGGCGCTATTTTTGGCTGACCGTTTGGTGTTGATGACCAACGGCCCTGCTGCTACTATCGGGCAAGTGGTAACTATTCCTTTTGCTCGTCCCCGTGACCGGGAACGGATCTTGGAGGATCCGCAATACTACCGCCTGCGCAATTCCATCCTCAGTTACCTCTATGGACATGAGGCCAACCCGGAAGCAGCCCACTAA
- a CDS encoding nitrate ABC transporter ATP-binding protein (This model describes the ATP binding subunits of ATP-binding cassette (ABC) transporters for nitrate transport, or for bicarbonate transport, in bacteria and archaea.), whose translation MSVLVNVEQVEKTFGLPGGQEYLALKGIDLQIHRGEFVSLIGHSGCGKSTLLNMVAGLSLPTGGIVALDGHTITAPGPDRMVVFQHYSLLPWLTVRQNVALAVNAVLKNYSQAERQQIIEEHIDLVGLRHAADKPPAQLSGGMKQRVAIARALALRPKVLLLDEPFGALDALTRGNLQEQLMRICEEHQMTTLMVTHDVDEAVLLSDRVVMLTNGPGSRIGNILTIDIPRPRRRLEVVNHPSYYSYRSEIIYFLNQQKRIKQWRARKEAVIARHGLEKINLDIGFVPLTACAPLAVAQEKGFFAKHGLEGVNLVRETSWRGIQDGIHGGYLDAAQMPAGMPVWMSLGGGDNLPQPMVTALTLTRNGNAITLHRRFYEQGIHTLSQLKAYILDSPSRQLTFGVVHPSSMHNLLLRYWLAAGGIHPDRDVVLKTLPPAQMVANLTAGNIDGYCVGEPWNLRAALEGSGFTVATDLEIWLGHPGKVLGVREDWARAYPNTHIALVKALMEACRYCEDPAHHEEIREILSRRAYLSTDKSYIHLGDPHRITCDLDTPMREYAHHQFFLGAGNRPSRTEHLWMMTQMARWGDLPFPRNWVEILERVCQVGVFSTAARELGIDVSYQRQPIQLFDGIPFQGEDPVAYLNSLAIKHDIYMAEVALDRRPVLL comes from the coding sequence GTGTCTGTACTGGTAAATGTGGAACAGGTGGAAAAGACTTTTGGGCTGCCTGGAGGTCAAGAATATCTCGCGCTTAAAGGGATTGATCTGCAAATTCATCGAGGTGAGTTTGTTTCTTTGATTGGACATTCCGGCTGTGGGAAATCCACCCTTTTGAACATGGTGGCGGGGTTGTCTTTGCCGACGGGTGGGATCGTGGCTTTGGATGGACACACCATTACAGCTCCTGGCCCGGATCGCATGGTGGTGTTTCAGCACTATTCTCTTTTGCCCTGGCTAACGGTGCGGCAAAATGTTGCCCTGGCAGTGAATGCAGTTTTGAAAAACTATTCTCAGGCAGAGCGTCAACAGATCATCGAAGAGCATATAGATTTGGTGGGTTTACGCCATGCTGCCGATAAACCTCCGGCCCAGCTATCAGGGGGCATGAAGCAGCGGGTGGCCATCGCCCGTGCCCTGGCTTTACGACCTAAGGTATTGTTACTTGATGAACCGTTTGGTGCTCTCGATGCCCTCACGCGAGGCAATTTACAAGAGCAATTGATGCGCATTTGTGAAGAACATCAAATGACCACTCTGATGGTCACCCATGATGTGGATGAAGCCGTGTTGTTATCGGATCGGGTGGTGATGCTCACCAATGGGCCGGGATCCCGAATTGGCAATATCTTAACCATCGATATTCCTCGCCCCCGCCGTCGTTTGGAGGTGGTTAATCATCCCAGTTACTACAGCTACCGCAGCGAAATTATCTACTTTTTGAATCAGCAAAAACGGATCAAACAGTGGCGTGCCCGCAAGGAGGCAGTGATTGCCCGGCATGGCTTGGAAAAGATCAATCTAGACATTGGCTTTGTGCCCCTGACCGCCTGTGCCCCGCTAGCAGTGGCTCAAGAGAAAGGCTTTTTTGCCAAGCATGGCCTGGAGGGAGTCAATCTGGTACGGGAAACCAGTTGGCGTGGGATCCAAGATGGTATCCATGGAGGCTATTTGGATGCTGCCCAAATGCCTGCGGGCATGCCGGTGTGGATGTCTCTGGGTGGAGGAGACAATCTGCCACAGCCGATGGTAACCGCCCTCACCCTGACTCGCAACGGCAACGCCATTACTCTACATAGGCGCTTCTATGAGCAAGGGATCCATACCCTTAGCCAATTGAAAGCCTACATTTTGGATAGCCCCAGCCGTCAACTCACCTTTGGAGTGGTGCATCCCAGTTCGATGCACAATTTGCTGTTGCGCTACTGGCTAGCAGCAGGCGGGATCCACCCCGACCGAGATGTGGTACTGAAAACCTTGCCCCCAGCTCAAATGGTGGCCAATCTAACGGCGGGCAACATTGATGGCTACTGCGTGGGGGAACCCTGGAACCTGCGGGCAGCTCTGGAGGGAAGCGGTTTTACAGTGGCTACTGATCTAGAGATTTGGCTGGGGCATCCCGGCAAGGTCTTGGGGGTGCGGGAGGATTGGGCTAGGGCCTACCCGAATACCCACATTGCTCTGGTGAAAGCACTTATGGAAGCCTGCCGCTATTGTGAGGATCCCGCCCATCACGAGGAAATTCGGGAGATCCTCAGCCGACGGGCCTACCTGAGCACCGACAAAAGCTACATCCATCTGGGGGATCCCCATCGCATCACCTGTGACCTGGATACCCCGATGCGGGAATATGCCCACCATCAGTTCTTCTTGGGAGCCGGCAACCGCCCGAGTCGAACGGAGCATCTGTGGATGATGACCCAAATGGCCCGCTGGGGGGATCTGCCCTTCCCTCGCAACTGGGTGGAGATCCTAGAGCGGGTCTGTCAAGTAGGAGTCTTCAGTACAGCAGCCCGTGAATTGGGCATTGATGTTTCCTACCAACGGCAGCCCATTCAATTGTTCGACGGGATCCCGTTCCAGGGTGAGGATCCGGTGGCTTACCTGAATAGCCTAGCGATCAAACACGACATCTACATGGCGGAGGTGGCTTTGGATCGGCGGCCTGTGTTGCTTTAG
- the ntrB gene encoding nitrate ABC transporter permease, with protein MTTTLSAPASKPKTTKVDLAKYRDQILPPIVGVIGFLLIWQALASSNLIRLPGPWDVWMDERSRYLILHPWYRNSDLDQGLLRQTLASLQRVAIGYCSAGLVGIALGILVGSSVWINRALDPIFQFLRMVAPLAWVPIALAALQRNEPAALFVIFITSIWPILINTAVGVRQIPEDYINVSKVLKLSKVDFFFKVLLPSALPYMFTGLRIGIGLSWLAIIAAEIVMSGVPGIGFFIWDAYQQNYVTEIIVAVVYIGAVGLLLDRLMSVLQSKIASR; from the coding sequence ATGACCACAACACTTTCTGCTCCTGCTTCTAAGCCCAAGACTACAAAAGTTGATCTGGCAAAATATCGAGATCAAATTCTGCCGCCTATCGTTGGGGTAATCGGATTTTTGCTCATCTGGCAAGCCCTAGCCAGCTCTAATCTGATTCGGCTGCCGGGGCCGTGGGATGTGTGGATGGATGAGCGGAGTCGATATCTTATTCTCCACCCTTGGTATCGCAACAGTGATCTGGATCAGGGTTTACTCCGCCAAACTCTAGCTAGCTTACAGCGAGTGGCGATTGGTTACTGTAGTGCTGGATTGGTGGGTATCGCCCTAGGCATTTTGGTGGGGAGTAGCGTTTGGATCAATCGCGCTTTGGATCCCATTTTTCAGTTTCTGCGGATGGTGGCTCCTTTGGCATGGGTACCGATTGCCTTAGCTGCCCTTCAACGCAACGAGCCGGCTGCCCTTTTTGTGATTTTTATCACCTCAATTTGGCCGATTTTGATTAACACAGCCGTAGGGGTGCGACAGATCCCAGAAGACTACATCAATGTTTCGAAGGTGCTCAAGCTATCCAAGGTGGATTTCTTTTTTAAGGTTTTGTTGCCCTCAGCTCTGCCCTATATGTTCACTGGCCTACGCATTGGAATTGGCTTGTCTTGGTTGGCCATTATTGCGGCAGAAATTGTTATGTCTGGAGTGCCGGGGATTGGATTTTTCATCTGGGATGCCTATCAGCAAAATTATGTTACTGAGATCATTGTTGCTGTTGTCTATATCGGAGCAGTAGGGTTGCTTCTGGATCGTTTAATGTCTGTTTTGCAAAGCAAGATAGCGAGTCGATAA